One genomic window of Camelina sativa cultivar DH55 chromosome 5, Cs, whole genome shotgun sequence includes the following:
- the LOC104787793 gene encoding probable pectate lyase 5, producing the protein MRMTLVHLSLSLFSCLLLVLSPTFIASTPVSDPDFVVQEVNEKINASRRNLGVLSCGTGNPIDDCWRCDPKWEKNRQRLADCAIGFGKHAIGGRDGKIYVVTDSSDKDAVNPKPGTLRHAVIQDEPLWIIFARDMVIKLKEELIMNSFKTIDGRGVNVHIAGGACITVQYVTNIIIHGINIHDCKRKGNAYVRDSPSHYGWRTASDGDAVSIFGGSHVWVDHCSLSNCADGLIDAIHGSTAITISNNYLTHHNKVMLLGHSDSYTRDKNMQVTIAFNHFGEGLVQRMPRCRHGYFHVVNNDYTHWQMYAIGGSAAPTINSQGNRFLAPNDHVFKEVTKYEDAPQSKWKKWNWRSEGDLFLNGAFFTASGGRASSSYAKASSLSARPSSVVASVTSSAGALFCKKGSRC; encoded by the exons ATGAGAATGACACTTGTTCACTtgtctctctccctcttctcATGTCTCCTCCTTGTCCTTTCTCCGACCTTCATTGCCTCCACTCCGGTCTCCGACCCTGACTTCGTTGTTCAGGAAGTTAACGA GAAGATTAATGCGTCTAGGAGGAATCTAGGCGTGCTCTCATGTGGGACCGGAAATCCAATAGACGACTGTTGGAGATGCGACCCGAAATGGGAGAAAAACAGACAACGGCTAGCCGATTGCGCTATTGGTTTTGGCAAACACGCAATCGGCGGCCGTGACGGCAAAATCTACGTGGTGACGGATTCGAGCGACAAAGACGCGGTCAACCCTAAACCCGGAACTCTAAGACACGCCGTGATCCAGGACGAGCCGCTTTGGATCATCTTTGCTCGTGACATGGTCATAAAGCTAAAAGAAGAGCTGATAATGAACTCTTTCAAGACCATAGACGGACGTGGAGTGAACGTCCATATCGCTGGTGGCGCGTGCATCACGGTTCAGTACGTGaccaacatcatcatccacGGTATCAACATCCACGACTGTAAAAGAAAGGGTAATGCTTACGTTAGAGACTCTCCGTCGCATTATGGGTGGAGGACGGCCTCCGACGGTGACGCCGTCTCGATTTTTGGTGGCTCACACGTGTGGGTAGACCACTGCTCGTTGTCGAACTGCGCTGACGGTTTGATCGACGCCATTCATGGATCAACGGCCATTACGATCTCTAACAACTACTTGACTCACCACAATAAAGTTATGCTTTTGGGACACAGTGATTCGTACACGAGAGACAAGAACATGCAAGTCACCATTGCCTTTAATCACTTTGGTGAAGGTCTTGTTCAGAGGATGCCAAG ATGTAGACATGGATATTTTCATGTGGTGAATAATGATTATACACATTGGCAAATGTATGCAATTGGTGGGAGTGCAGCCCCAACGATTAATAGTCAAGGCAATAGGTTTCTTGCTCCTAACGATCATGTCTTTAAAGAG GTGACTAAGTACGAAGATGCCCCACAAAGCAAATGGAAGAAATGGAATTGGAGGTCAGAAGGTGATTTGTTCCTAAACGGTGCCTTTTTCACGGCTTCGGGTGGAAGAGCCTCTTCAAGCTATGCTAAGGCTTCGAGTTTGTCGGCTAGACCGTCCTCAGTAGTAGCTTCAGTCACGAGCAGTGCTGGTgcactcttttgtaaaaaagGATCTCGATGTTAA